Proteins found in one Pyrus communis chromosome 15, drPyrComm1.1, whole genome shotgun sequence genomic segment:
- the LOC137717918 gene encoding protein kinase STUNTED-like isoform X2 has translation MGQEGCGGGHAEVESCGGRSVVVGVKLDSKSRELLTWALVKVAQPGDRVIALHVPEIVDRDGKSSLLSLVKAFDSVLAVYDGFCDLKQVDLKLKICRGTSIKKILVREANSYTASKVIVGTAQNHHKIRSSTAVAKYCAKKLSKDCGVLAVNNGKVVFNRECSQANYGNPQGSEEHRWNSLLSAFHRSVHKSSKVLKEGGDSVTLRDTYCQVNCQKLEQGLAKVFLECSESVATQKCSVCSGPSVDSSGHQSAEVFSDDGEDKSMAIVPVQKEEALAVSSISMLIRELPEVKPGWPLLRRAVLPERQIPERFMVRKISMVQWAMQLPIRQYSIASNFDERKNSCDSDQPSCLNGESGAIVAVGGKAMIAPPSPDYNSKALPKELEGLHEKYSATCRLFTYQELQSATSYFLADNIIGRGGSSQVYRGCLPDGKELAVKILKPSEDVLKEFVLEIDIITTLNHKNIISLLGFCFEDNNLLLVYDFLSRGSLEENLHGTKKDPLACGWNERYKVAVGVAEALDYLHTGSAQSVIHRDVKSSNILLSDDFEPQLSDFGLAKWVSTSSSHITCSDVAGTFGYLAPEYFMYGKVNDKIDVYAFGVVLLELLSGRKPISSDHPKGHESLVMWAKPILNGGQVSQLLDPHLGNNYDQGPIERMVLAATLCIRHAPRARPQMSFIVKLLQGDADVTKWARLQVHAVEESDVLETETCPHSNLQSHLNLALLDVEDDSLSMSSIEQTVSLEDYLKGRWSRSSSFD, from the exons ATGGGGCAAGAAGGCTGTGGCGGAGGACATGCAGAGGTGGAGAGCTGCGGTGGCCGCTCGGTTGTGGTGGGGGTGAAGCTGGACTCGAAGAGCAGGGAGCTGCTGACGTGGGCTCTGGTTAAGGTGGCTCAGCCTGGTGACCGTGTGATTGCCCTCCATGTGCCCG AAATTGTTGATCGAGATGGGAAGTCGTCGCTTCTCTCCCTTGTCAAAGCGTTTGACTCTGTTCTTGCAGTCTATGATGGTTTCTGCGACTTGAAGCAG GTGGATCTCAAGCTCAAAATCTGCAGAGGAACATCTATCAAGAAAATATTAGTTCGGGAAGCGAATTCGTATACTGCAAGTAAGGTTATAGTTGGAACTGCTCAGAACCACCATAAAATCCGGTCATCGACTGCCGTGGCCAAATACTGTGCCAAGAAACTGTCTAAGGATTGTGGGGTTCTTGCTGTAAATAATGGGAAAGTTGTATTTAACAGAGAATGCTCTCAAGCAAATTACGGTAACCCCCAAG GAAGCGAAGAGCATCGCTGGAACAGTTTGCTCAGTGCATTTCACCGATCAGTGCATAAGTCTTCCAAAGTACTAAAGGAAGGCGGTGACAGTGTGACCTTAAGGGACACATATTGTCAGGTTAATTGTCAAAAATTGGAGCAGGGCTTAGCCAAAGTTTTCTTGGAATGTTCTGAGTCTGTTGCAACACAGAAATGCTCAGTCTGTTCAGGGCCCTCGGTGGATAGTTCTGGTCACCAGTCTGCAGAAGTGTTCTCTGATGACGGTGAAGATAAATCTATGGCTATAGTGCCAGTACAAAAAGAAGAGGCACTAGCAGTGAGCTCAATTTCTATGTTGATCAGAGAATTGCCTGAAGTGAAACCTGGTTGGCCACTGCTTCGACGAGCTGTACTCCCAGAACGACAAATTCCTGAGAGGTTTATGGTCCGGAAGATCTCCATGGTTCAGTGGGCAATGCAGTTGCCCATTAGACAGTATTCAATTGCCAGCAATTTCGATGAAAGGAAAAATAGTTGCGATTCAGATCAACCTTCCTGTTTGAATGGAGAAAGTGGCGCAATTGTTGCAGTGGGTGGCAAGGCAATGATTGCCCCACCTTCACCGGACTACAATTCGAAAGCCCTGCCTAAAGAATTGGAGGGCCTGCATGAAAAGTACTCGGCTACATGCAGATTATTCACCTACCAGGAACTTCAGTCAGCTACATCATACTTCTTGGCCG ACAACATCATCGGGAGGGGCGGTAGCAGTCAAGTTTATAGAGGCTGCCTTCCCGACGGCAAGGAACTGGCAGTGAAAATCTTAAAACCATCTGAAGATGTATTGAAGGAGTTTGTTTTGGAGATAGACATCATTACTACCTTAAACCACAAGAACATTATTTCCCTTCTGGGGTTCTGTTTTGAGGATAATAATCTTCTCTTGGTTTACGATTTCTTATCAAGAGGAAGCCTTGAAGAGAATCTCCATG GAACCAAGAAAGATCCGCTTGCATGTGGATGGAATGAGAGATATAAGGTGGCCGTGGGTGTAGCTGAGGCCTTGGACTATCTGCACACTGGCAGTGCTCAATCTGTAATCCACAGGGATGTCAAATCATCCAATATTCTACTGTCTGATGATTTTGAGCCGCAG CTCTCTGATTTTGGACTGGCAAAATGGGTGTCAACCTCCTCTTCGCATATAACGTGCAGCGATGTTGCAGGCACCTTTGG CTACTTGGCTCCTGAATACTTCATgtatggcaaagtaaacgacaAAATTGACGTGTATGCATTTGGTGTTGTACTCCTCGAGCTTCTTTCAGGAAGAAAGCCTATAAGCAGTGACCATCCAAAAGGCCACGAAAGCCTAGTCATGTGG GCCAAGCCAATTCTAAATGGTGGGCAGGTATCCCAACTTTTAGATCCGCATTTGGGCAATAACTATGACCAGGGCCCGATAGAGAGAATGGTTTTAGCGGCCACTCTTTGCATCAGGCATGCTCCACGAGCTAGGCCCCAAATGAGCTTT ATTGTGAAGCTCCTTCAAGGCGACGCGGATGTGACTAAGTGGGCAAGGCTGCAAGTTCATGCTGTGGAGGAATCTGATGTGCTCGAAACTGAAACATGTCCACATTCAAATCTGCAGTCTCACCTTAACCTTGCACTGCTTGATGTGGAGGATGACTCACTCTCCATGAGCAGCATTGAGCAAACTGTCTCCTTAGAGGACTACCTGAAAGGACGGTGGAGCCGCTCATCGAGCTTCGACTAA
- the LOC137717918 gene encoding protein kinase STUNTED-like isoform X1 produces MGQEGCGGGHAEVESCGGRSVVVGVKLDSKSRELLTWALVKVAQPGDRVIALHVPGKNEIVDRDGKSSLLSLVKAFDSVLAVYDGFCDLKQVDLKLKICRGTSIKKILVREANSYTASKVIVGTAQNHHKIRSSTAVAKYCAKKLSKDCGVLAVNNGKVVFNRECSQANYGNPQGSEEHRWNSLLSAFHRSVHKSSKVLKEGGDSVTLRDTYCQVNCQKLEQGLAKVFLECSESVATQKCSVCSGPSVDSSGHQSAEVFSDDGEDKSMAIVPVQKEEALAVSSISMLIRELPEVKPGWPLLRRAVLPERQIPERFMVRKISMVQWAMQLPIRQYSIASNFDERKNSCDSDQPSCLNGESGAIVAVGGKAMIAPPSPDYNSKALPKELEGLHEKYSATCRLFTYQELQSATSYFLADNIIGRGGSSQVYRGCLPDGKELAVKILKPSEDVLKEFVLEIDIITTLNHKNIISLLGFCFEDNNLLLVYDFLSRGSLEENLHGTKKDPLACGWNERYKVAVGVAEALDYLHTGSAQSVIHRDVKSSNILLSDDFEPQLSDFGLAKWVSTSSSHITCSDVAGTFGYLAPEYFMYGKVNDKIDVYAFGVVLLELLSGRKPISSDHPKGHESLVMWAKPILNGGQVSQLLDPHLGNNYDQGPIERMVLAATLCIRHAPRARPQMSFIVKLLQGDADVTKWARLQVHAVEESDVLETETCPHSNLQSHLNLALLDVEDDSLSMSSIEQTVSLEDYLKGRWSRSSSFD; encoded by the exons ATGGGGCAAGAAGGCTGTGGCGGAGGACATGCAGAGGTGGAGAGCTGCGGTGGCCGCTCGGTTGTGGTGGGGGTGAAGCTGGACTCGAAGAGCAGGGAGCTGCTGACGTGGGCTCTGGTTAAGGTGGCTCAGCCTGGTGACCGTGTGATTGCCCTCCATGTGCCCGGTAAAAATG AAATTGTTGATCGAGATGGGAAGTCGTCGCTTCTCTCCCTTGTCAAAGCGTTTGACTCTGTTCTTGCAGTCTATGATGGTTTCTGCGACTTGAAGCAG GTGGATCTCAAGCTCAAAATCTGCAGAGGAACATCTATCAAGAAAATATTAGTTCGGGAAGCGAATTCGTATACTGCAAGTAAGGTTATAGTTGGAACTGCTCAGAACCACCATAAAATCCGGTCATCGACTGCCGTGGCCAAATACTGTGCCAAGAAACTGTCTAAGGATTGTGGGGTTCTTGCTGTAAATAATGGGAAAGTTGTATTTAACAGAGAATGCTCTCAAGCAAATTACGGTAACCCCCAAG GAAGCGAAGAGCATCGCTGGAACAGTTTGCTCAGTGCATTTCACCGATCAGTGCATAAGTCTTCCAAAGTACTAAAGGAAGGCGGTGACAGTGTGACCTTAAGGGACACATATTGTCAGGTTAATTGTCAAAAATTGGAGCAGGGCTTAGCCAAAGTTTTCTTGGAATGTTCTGAGTCTGTTGCAACACAGAAATGCTCAGTCTGTTCAGGGCCCTCGGTGGATAGTTCTGGTCACCAGTCTGCAGAAGTGTTCTCTGATGACGGTGAAGATAAATCTATGGCTATAGTGCCAGTACAAAAAGAAGAGGCACTAGCAGTGAGCTCAATTTCTATGTTGATCAGAGAATTGCCTGAAGTGAAACCTGGTTGGCCACTGCTTCGACGAGCTGTACTCCCAGAACGACAAATTCCTGAGAGGTTTATGGTCCGGAAGATCTCCATGGTTCAGTGGGCAATGCAGTTGCCCATTAGACAGTATTCAATTGCCAGCAATTTCGATGAAAGGAAAAATAGTTGCGATTCAGATCAACCTTCCTGTTTGAATGGAGAAAGTGGCGCAATTGTTGCAGTGGGTGGCAAGGCAATGATTGCCCCACCTTCACCGGACTACAATTCGAAAGCCCTGCCTAAAGAATTGGAGGGCCTGCATGAAAAGTACTCGGCTACATGCAGATTATTCACCTACCAGGAACTTCAGTCAGCTACATCATACTTCTTGGCCG ACAACATCATCGGGAGGGGCGGTAGCAGTCAAGTTTATAGAGGCTGCCTTCCCGACGGCAAGGAACTGGCAGTGAAAATCTTAAAACCATCTGAAGATGTATTGAAGGAGTTTGTTTTGGAGATAGACATCATTACTACCTTAAACCACAAGAACATTATTTCCCTTCTGGGGTTCTGTTTTGAGGATAATAATCTTCTCTTGGTTTACGATTTCTTATCAAGAGGAAGCCTTGAAGAGAATCTCCATG GAACCAAGAAAGATCCGCTTGCATGTGGATGGAATGAGAGATATAAGGTGGCCGTGGGTGTAGCTGAGGCCTTGGACTATCTGCACACTGGCAGTGCTCAATCTGTAATCCACAGGGATGTCAAATCATCCAATATTCTACTGTCTGATGATTTTGAGCCGCAG CTCTCTGATTTTGGACTGGCAAAATGGGTGTCAACCTCCTCTTCGCATATAACGTGCAGCGATGTTGCAGGCACCTTTGG CTACTTGGCTCCTGAATACTTCATgtatggcaaagtaaacgacaAAATTGACGTGTATGCATTTGGTGTTGTACTCCTCGAGCTTCTTTCAGGAAGAAAGCCTATAAGCAGTGACCATCCAAAAGGCCACGAAAGCCTAGTCATGTGG GCCAAGCCAATTCTAAATGGTGGGCAGGTATCCCAACTTTTAGATCCGCATTTGGGCAATAACTATGACCAGGGCCCGATAGAGAGAATGGTTTTAGCGGCCACTCTTTGCATCAGGCATGCTCCACGAGCTAGGCCCCAAATGAGCTTT ATTGTGAAGCTCCTTCAAGGCGACGCGGATGTGACTAAGTGGGCAAGGCTGCAAGTTCATGCTGTGGAGGAATCTGATGTGCTCGAAACTGAAACATGTCCACATTCAAATCTGCAGTCTCACCTTAACCTTGCACTGCTTGATGTGGAGGATGACTCACTCTCCATGAGCAGCATTGAGCAAACTGTCTCCTTAGAGGACTACCTGAAAGGACGGTGGAGCCGCTCATCGAGCTTCGACTAA